One genomic segment of Syngnathus acus chromosome 1, fSynAcu1.2, whole genome shotgun sequence includes these proteins:
- the dchs2 gene encoding protocadherin-23, which produces MYLSVYTLLIPALLCAPLWADASNLSLSIPEGLPAHTVVGDLATSLRGPTVGFFISESRDSHVFRDLKIDPDTGIISTLTVLDRETRGTYEFVVATLAGEVVRVRINVEDVNDHSPLFPSEQVDLNVSEISPPGSRFHLEGARDQDEGEFGTQGYRIREAHMGQLFRLEHPRGSGNQPGLDLVLDRRLDRESYDFYTLTVEAFDGGIPAQIGRLRVNIWVIDENDNPPVFNQSKYDASVPENAPVGSSVCQVYATDRDQGDNARVSYGINRRQSDSDELFAVDETTGVVFLNKPLDFEAQVFHELIVTAKDNGAQPESSSTLVLVKVHNVNDNSPIISVLFLSENGDTLVSEAAEIGDYVARISASDPDGPGEMVSVQLEGGDGKFALKQTDEFLYALCVCSHLDREEKDLYQLKIQALDFGSPRLSSETVLLVKVADANDCAPVFEKDVFAVQISEDAPNGTTVIQMEAHDSDQGVNADITYSILKSDWDCPVSVDAESGLVLTTGELDRERQAEVCLFLVVAEDCGEPARSTTATVRLVLEDVNDNEPVFQQSLYNASLMEHSTPGTCFLQVVATDADSPEFSVLVYSIPEVFDGLDQNQNLFHINSQTGELCVSRDIDRDAGQTAYDILVRADDPGGLYAYTYVHVEIQDLNDNAPVFKPERYVTSISSHAPSGTEILRVVAADPDAGRYGYITYHILPGDLSALFALDEQTGILYLASSLKRPGATSIKLSITAQDGGGVSSVRPAEVIIDVLSSVPAPAVFQTSRYDFTVPEDAPPGTSVGAVRAANPTDSMESVSYRISSGDPRGLFAVDAESGLIGTVKPLDHEILPYALLFLQAFAQSSPVYGGAWVNVTVADVNDAAPVFPKLRDSVFVWENTAPGTAVYIAHAHDDDSGVNGRVTYYLRGRYGEVFAVDPDLGTVTLNQSLRADAEERPIQLEITAEDGGEPPRSATLTLTVNVDRASRVDGLAFETLVYQVEISESSRKDSPVIQVRAQRIYGAPSKTAELVYSLEEEAGSPSFPFRIHPGSGWLYLSDDLDYERESAYRFRAVATLGQANATAAVMVLVLDVNDNSPVFSRATYYLVLPEGPSPRALVGRVTATDRDSGKNAQLSFILLTDGKFFRINAETGELVNWVELDREQSSQHTLEVMVADHGSPRRNATATVRILVTDVNDNTPQFRHLPASKERNVQISPRMPTGSFVTNVFARDLDAGENGTVTLSLVTVGAEGQRLRHFEIDGKSGDIRTTSLFKHSGEATYVLQVTARDGGSPPLEGTALIHMQVYGSENQSGHAFPTVVRHLRVREDDPPGTVIGSVSIMTPGNKLSYSITDGDGDFRFGVNSQLGDLYVYQTLDYEAAAQYELTALGEDDVGGNVKVRVFVTVEDVNDHPPWFPDELIVFALREDAPIGSLAFAFCARDEDGTYPNSALWYSLASPPGFPFNLDSRTGRLTVAAPLDREASPAYAFTVNASDQAERRVERRHASVTARVFLLDVNDNHPTFKSADVVQVAEDTVEGSLIHHFVATDADERENGTVSYVILAGNQRGMFTLEEKTGLLRLLAPLDFETARFHRLSVAAVDGGLPPLSSSQTLTVEVVDVNDRPPVFSRDVYVASVAENREPGELVVQLSATDEDSEENAVVWYSLLPGPGYELFSINPYSGLITTSAFLDREQQPHFTLRVQARDSSPRPLSGIATVFCSVLDDNDNPPSFSQSCFRISIPENLPPGIVHTAWASDPDVGENGTVRYAILGEDHGVFAIDGHTGAVKTLQNLDREDHQNYTLTIQARDSSPAPLSTITQLQLLLLDQNDNAPAFTVDSYRASVSEGLPAGAAVLGVTALDPDHGTNGDVTYSLTDDDSQGAFSVDPSTGDIWTTKTLDRETRSQFSLKVLATDGGSQDPLSSIVSITIQVDDVNDNAPVCDSNPVKAIVSAETLPNRVLATVTATDPDLGPNGTVRFFLPDDQENLFDINAETGEISMRRRVRAGFFGRKLRVAVSDRGNPVLTTSCLVFVHLRGETKDLRFTQNVYNTTIAENSKAGTWIATVDAEGQSEGQLEKISYSIFPDDNQGAFSIDSHAGEIRLRQDNALYFETSPRVELLVLAEDGRRTAYCKVDVTLRDAINDAPVFERDVYRSAVWEGQGRNTYVMQVFAHDEDNGENGQIEFSIISGNQNDAFILDSVRGILATNSMLDREITSSYKLVVQASDKGNPPLSSTAIIWLQVVDVNDNSPAIPPMEPVLLSENVPAGYVVTQVTANDVDLGPTITFSFAGDAGVESAFAVDRYTGVVSLTRALDFEEEAEFTLTIWASDSLHRTSGELKVQVLDVNDNSPIFNQVSYQAELSELAPADTFVLNVSATDKDSGLNGKITYKLLSSLLQGFYVQPHTGSLFTSKPMKATGNSNPVRLLVEARDGGDPVLSSVTSVDVLILDTNDHTPLFRQDVYTVTVSEDAPVAATLLTVFASDQDRSPENTYLDYALFAGNEERRFCLEVKTTQAENRMNNVGQLVLCGPLDREIGKNYALTVRVSDRGTPRLNSSAVILVTVSDCNDNAPVFPSPEYHVRVSENSHPGTSLAQVNATDLDEGVNGLLRYDIISGNSGGRLKMDPESGLLVVNTPLDYEEESEYTLIIRVSDGDDSTKDRKTAFTKVFITVLDENDNGPFFLFPTFNCSVLENLPAFTHVCAIRGVDKDTGAYGQLTYSVLYSCFGDSGGMERKESALAVDPRTGDVHTRQTLDYERESQYCLVVEARDKGDKVATVQVHVSVKGVDEFSPLFTQSQYRFLLPRNAKPRDAVGFVMALDQDGGVDGLVEYSLLDPPSFFSINKTFGAIYASGPVFRRQGGEDVLKLIVSARSPRPGSRTTFCQVFINVSSLAGAAVGVTLDSHILSLSISLVVFLLILVVFVGLVLRSKLKEAGLKNTATNLKQPDRAFSLQDMKPVIITKNCDASSRQTPSIQSGRGSAEGETAEDQEIKWINEYPCCEPDEKGILENPASCQSVTVGPGQFLSPGLCLVSGMASIESLHHFKEDGPGQGLLVRIRERNLEGKSADSLEYLDGGRRWDYLLDWEPCFQTLAEVFTEIGMLPDQELPGGRKDLDHPPPPLITSVAQPGVRTVPPRKPSRARSLRRRPSYPRYAYSPLARNTGLTPTAMTPTFSPSLSSLTIRTPRTSPILSDAGVGGIRLDSGPLTASLLEAEIQV; this is translated from the exons atgTATCTAAGTGTGTACACACTGCTGATTCCAGCGCTCTTGTGCGCCCCCTTATGGGCAGACGCGTCCAACCTGtcgctgtccatcccggaggGTCTGCCCGCTCACACTGTGGTCGGCGACCTGGCCACCAGTCTGAGAGGTCCGACTGTCGGCTTCTTTATCTCAGAGAGCCGCGACTCGCACGTGTTCCGCGATCTGAAGATCGACCCGGACACGGGCATCATCTCCACATTGACAGTTCTCGACCGAGAGACTCGCGGGACGTACGAATTTGTGGTGGCTACCCTAGCGGGGGAGGTGGTCAGAGTTCGGATCAACGTGGAGGACGTCAACGACCATTCGCCGCTCTTTCCCTCCGAGCAAGTGGACCTGAATGTGTCTGAGATAAGCCCACCCGGTAGTCGCTTCCACCTCGAAGGAGCTCGGGACCAGGATGAAGGCGAGTTTGGCACCCAGGGGTACCGGATCCGAGAGGCTCATATGGGGCAGCTCTTCCGGCTGGAGCACCCCAGAGGTTCTGGAAACCAGCCTGGCCTGGATTTGGTTCTGGACAGAAGATTGGACAGAGAATCTTATGACTTTTACACTCTAACCGTGGAGGCCTTTGACGGCGGCATCCCCGCCCAGATCGGAAGGCTCCGGGTCAACATCTGGGTCATAGATGAGAACGACAACCCGCCTGTGTTCAACCAGAGCAAATACGACGCGTCCGTGCCGGAAAATGCTCCGGTGGGGTCGTCTGTGTGCCAGGTTTACGCCACGGACCGGGACCAGGGCGACAACGCCAGGGTCAGTTACGGGATCAACCGGCGACAGAGCGACAGCGATGAGTTGTTCGCCGTCGACGAGACCACCGGGGTGGTTTTTCTCAACAAGCCTTTGGATTTTGAAGCACAG GTTTTCCACGAGCTGATCGTCACGGCCAAAGACAACGGAGCTCAGCCAGAGTCCAGCAGTACCTTGGTTCTTGTGAAGGTACACAACGTCAACGACAACAGCCCCATCATCAGCGTGTTGTTCCTCAGCGAGAATGGAGATACGCTGGTTTCTGAGGCCGCCGAGATCGGCGACTACGTGGCCCGGATTTCCGCGTCGGACCCGGACGGCCCAGGGGAGATGGTGTCGGTCCAGCTCGAGGGCGGCGATGGGAAGTTCGCTCTCAAGCAGACGGACGAATTTCTGTATGCGTTGTGCGTCTGCTCCCATCTCGACAGGGAAGAGAAGGATCTTTACCAGTTGAAGATCCAAGCCTTGGATTTCGGTAGTCCCCGTTTGAGCAGCGAGACGGTTCTTCTCGTGAAGGTGGCCGATGCCAACGATTGCGCCCCGGTTTTTGAGAAGGACGTGTTTGCGGTCCAGATCTCAGAGGATGCCCCTAATGGGACTACCGTCATCCAGATGGAGGCCCACGACTCGGATCAGGGAGTCAACGCCGACATCACCTATTCTATCCTCAAGTCCGACTGGGACTGCCCGGTCAGTGTGGATGCGGAGTCCGGATTGGTCCTCACAACCGGAGAACTGGACCGGGAGAGGCAGGCGGAGGTGTGTTTGTTCCTGGTGGTGGCGGAAGATTGCGGGGAACCGGCCAGGTCGACCACCGCCACGGTCAGGCTGGTCCTGGAAGACGTCAACGACAACGAGCCGGTGTTCCAGCAGAGTCTCTACAATGCCAGCTTGATGGAACACAGCACCCCCGGGACCTGTTTTTTGCAA GTTGTGGCCACTGATGCGGACAGTCCAGAGTTCAGCGTTCTGGTCTATTCCATACCTGAAGTCTTTGATGGGTTGGATCAGAACCAGAACCTGTTCCACATTAATTCTCAGACCGGAGAGCTGTGCGTCTCCCGGGACATTGATAGAGATGCCGGACAGACTGCCTACGACATCCTGGTCCGAGCAGACGATCCG GGAGGCCTCTACGCGTACACGTACGTGCACGTGGAGATCCAAGACCTCAACGACAATGCGCCGGTGTTCAAGCCAGAGCGATACGTCACCAGCATCAGCAGTCACGCGCCATCCGGCACCGAGATCTTGCGAGTTGTGGCTGCTGACCCCGACGCCGGTCGCTACGGCTACATCACCTACCACATCCTACCCGGCGACCTGTCTGCTCTGTTTGCCCTCGATGAACAAACAG GGATTCTGTATCTCGCGTCCTCATTGAAACGCCCGGGCGCCACCAGTATCAAGTTATCCATCACGGCGCAGGACGGCGGGGGCGTGTCATCCGTCCGACCGGCCGAGGTGATTATCGACGTCTTGTCGAGCGTCCCTGCTCCGGCCGTGTTCCAGACATCCCGATATGACTTCACCGTGCCGGAAGACGCTCCACCGGGCACCAGCGTAGGCGCCGTGCGGGCCGCAAACCCAACGG ACTCAATGGAATCCGTCTCCTACCGCATCTCCTCCGGCGACCCGCGGGGTCTTTTCGCCGTGGACGCCGAGTCGGGCCTGATCGGCACAGTGAAACCTCTGGATCATGAGATTCTACCGTACGCCCTGCTCTTCCTCCAGGCCTTCGCCCAATCCTCCCCGGTCTACGGCGGGGCGTGGGTCAACGTCACCGTGGCTGACGTTAATGACGCGGCGCCCGTATTCCCCAAACTCCGGGACTCCGTCTTTGTATGGGAAAACACGGCGCCGGGCACCGCGGTGTACATCGCCCACGCCCACGATGATGACAGCGGCGTCAATGGCCGGGTGACCTATTACTTGAGAGGTCGCTATGGCGAGGTTTTCGCAGTGGACCCGGACCTCGGAACGGTTACGCTCAATCAAAGTCTGAGAGCAGACGCTGAAGAAAG gcCGATTCAATTGGAGATCACGGCTGAAGACGGTGGGGAACCCCCTCGCAGCGCCACGCTGACGCTCACCGTCAATGTGGACCGGGCCTCCCGAGTTGATGGCCTGGCATTTGAGACGCTGGTCTACCAGGTGGAGATCAGCGAGAGTTCTCGGAAGGACTCCCCGGTGATCCAGGTGAGGGCCCAACGCATCTATGGGGCCCCCTCCAAAACCGCAGAACTGGTTTACTCCCTGGAGGAGGAAGCAGGTTCCCCTTCGTTTCCCTTTCGGATCCATCCTGGAAGCGGGTGGTTGTACCTCTCTGATGATCTGGACTACGAGCGGGAATCGGCCTATCGCTTCAGAGCAGTTGCTACATTAGGCCAGGCCAACGCTACGGCGGCGGTGATGGTTCTGGTGCTGGACGTCAATGACAATTCGCCAGTTTTCAGCAGGGCTACATACTATTTGGTCCTGCCAGAGGGGCCGTCGCCTCGTGCTCTAGTAGGGCGGGTCACCGCCACCGACCGGGACTCTGGGAAAAACGCTCAGCTCTCCTTCATCCTGCTCACGGATGGGAAGTTCTTCCGCATCAATGCTGAAACGG GTGAGCTTGTCAACTGGGTGGAGTTAGATAGGGAGCAGAGCAGCCAGCACACCCTGGAGGTGATGGTTGCCGACCATGGCAGCCCACGTCGCAATGCCACCGCCACAGTCCGCATCCTGGTCACTGACGTCAACGACAACACGCCGCAGTTCAGGCATCTGCCGGCTAGCAAGGAGCGCAACGTCCAG ATATCGCCTAGAATGCCAACAGGATCGTTCGTGACAAACGTTTTTGCCAGAGACTTGGATGCGGGCGAAAATGGAACGGTCACTTTGTCGTTGGTAACTG TCGGTGCGGAAGGTCAACGTTTGAGACATTTCGAGATTGACGGTAAGAGCGGAGACATCAGGACGACGTCGTTGTTCAAGCACAGCGGGGAAGCCACTTACGTCCTCCAAGTGACAGCCAGAGATGGCGGATCtccaccactagagggcactgCACTCATTCACATGCAG GTGTATGGATCAGAGAACCAGTCCGGACATGCCTTCCCAACAGTCGTGAGACATCTGAGGGTCAGAGAGGACGACCCGCCGGGAACCGTGATTGGTTCCGTTAGCATCATGACTCCCGGAAATAAATTGAGCTACTCCATCACCGATGGTGACGGGGACTTCCGGTTTGGCGTCAATTCTCAGTTAGGAGACCTCTATGTCTACCAGACTCTGGACTACGAGGCGGCTGCCCAGTACGAGCTCACTGCGCTCGGTGAGGACGATGTCGGCGGGAACGTAAAGGTGCGGGTATTTGTGACGGTAGAGGACGTCAACGACCATCCACCGTGGTTCCCAGACGAATTAATAGTGTTTGCCTTGAGGGAGGACGCCCCCATCGGATCCCTGGCGTTTGCCTTTTGCGCCAGAGACGAGGACGGGACATACCCAAACAGCGCGCTGTGGTACTCCCTCGCCTCGCCACCGGGATTCCCCTTCAACTTGGACTCTCGGACCGGTAGATTGACGGTGGCAGCGCCCCTGGACCGGGAGGCCAGCCCGGCCTACGCCTTCACCGTAAACGCCAGCGACCAAGCCGAGAGGCGGGTGGAGCGTAGGCACGCGTCGGTGACGGCGAGGGTCTTTCTGCTGGACGTCAACGATAATCACCCTACGTTTAAGTCGGCTGATGTGGTCCAGGTTGCAGAAGACACGGTGGAAGGGAGTTTGATCCACCATTTTGTGGCGACGGATGCGGACGAGAGGGAGAACGGGACCGTGTCTTACGTCATACTGGCGGGAAACCAAAGAGGGATGTTCACCCTGGAGGAGAAAACAG GCCTCTTGCGGCTCTTGGCGCCGTTGGACTTTGAGACGGCACGTTTCCACCGGCTGAGCGTGGCCGCGGTGGACGGCGGCCTGCCTCCGCTCTCATCCAGCCAGACGCTGACGGTCGAGGTGGTTGACGTCAACGACCGTCCGCCCGTCTTCAGTCGCGACGTCTACGTCGCCAGCGTGGCGGAGAACAGGGAACCTGGAGAGTTGGTGGTCCAGCTGTCCGCCACCGATGAGGATTCAG AGGAGAACGCGGTGGTGTGGTACAGTCTATTACCTGGTCCCGGCTACGAGCTCTTCAGTATCAACCCGTACTCCGGCCTGATCACCACATCAGCCTTCCTGGACCGGGAGCAGCAGCCACACTTCACCCTGAGAG TCCAGGCCCGTGACAGCAGCCCGCGACCTCTTTCGGGCATCGCCACGGTGTTTTGCTCAGTGCTGGACGACAACGACAATCCGCCAAGCTTCTCGCAGTCGTGCTTTCGGATCAGCATTCCGGAAAACCTTCCGCCTGGAATCGTGCACACTGCCTGGGCGTCCGACCCGGATGTTGGCGAGAACGGCACCGTTCGTTATGCCATCTTAG GTGAGGACCACGGTGTCTTTGCCATCGACGGGCACACAGGAGCCGTCAAGACCCTTCAGAATCTGGACCGCGAGGACCATCAGAACTACACGCTGACTATCCAAGCCCGTGACAGCAGCCCCGCCCCGCTCAGCACCATCACGCAGCTACAACTGCTCCTCCTGGACCAAAACGACAATGCGCCGGCCTTCACTGTGGACAGCTACCGTGCCTCCGTCAGCGAAGGCCTTCCGGCCGGGGCAGCGGTCCTGGGCGTCACCGCCCTGGACCCCGACCACGGAACCAACGGTGACGTGACATACTCACTGACGGACGATGACAGTCAGGGCGCGTTCTCCGTCGACCCCTCCACCGGTGACATCTGGACTACCAAGACCCTGGACCGGGAGACCAGGTCCCAGTTCTCCCTTAAAGTTCTGGCAACAGATGGTGGAAGCCAAGACCCGTTGAGCTCGATAGTGTCCATAACTATTCAGGTGGACGACGTCAACGACAACGCTCCCGTCTGTGACAGCAATCCCGTCAAGGCAATAGTCTCTGCCGAGACGCTTCCGAACCGAGTGCTCGCCACGGTGACGGCGACAGATCCCGACCTGGGTCCTAACGGGACCGTTCGTTTTTTCCTTCCCGATGACCAGGAGAATCTTTTCGACATCAATGCAGAAACAGGAGAAATCTCAATGAGGCGACGGGTGAGGGCGGGCTTCTTCGGAAGGAAGCTGCGGGTGGCGGTATCGGATCGTGGAAATCCCGTGCTGACGACGAGCTGCCTGGTGTTTGTCCACCTCAGAGGAGAAACCAAAGACTTGCGATTCACACAAAACGTCTACAATACCACCATTGCGGAAAACAGCAAGGCGG GCACGTGGATCGCAACAGTTGACGCTGAGGGACAATCTGAAGGCCAATTGGAAAAGATCTCATATTCCATATTCCCAGACGACAACCAAGGCGCATTTTCCATCGATTCCCACGCAG GTGAGATTCGATTACGGCAGGACAACGCGTTGTACTTTGAGACGAGCCCTCGAGTGGAGCTCCTGGTCCTGGCAGAGGACGGTAGGCGGACGGCCTACTGCAAGGTGGACGTTACCCTGCGGGACGCCATCAACGACGCCCCCGTCTTTGAACGTGATGTCTACCGGAGCGCCGTGTGGGAGGGCCAAGGGCGCAACACCTACGTCATGCAG GTTTTTGCCCACGACGAAGACAATGGGGAAAACGGGCAAATCGAGTTTTCCATCATCTCCGGGAACCAAAACGACGCTTTCATCCTGGACTCAGTCCGTGGGATCCTTGCCACCAACTCGATGCTGGACCGTGAGATTACGTCTTCGTACAA GCTGGTGGTGCAGGCGTCAGACAAAGGAAACCCTCCACTCAGCAGTACCGCCATCATCTGGCTCCAAGTGGTAGACGTCAATGACAACAGTCCCGCCATCCCTCCCATGGAACCTGTACTGCTCTCAGAGA ATGTACCGGCGGGATACGTGGTGACGCAGGTGACGGCGAATGACGTGGACCTCGGCCCCACCATCACCTTCAGTTTCGCTGGAGACGCCGGCGTAGAAAGCGCCTTCGCTGTGGACCGGTACACCGGCGTGGTTTCGCTGACCCGAGCTTTGGATTTTGAGGAGGAGGCCGAGTTCACGCTGACCATCTGGGCATCAGATTCTCTTCACCGGACCTCTGGAGAGTTGAAAGTCCAGGTGCTGGACGTCAATGACAACAGTCCCATTTTCAACCAGGTCTCATACCAG GCGGAGTTGTCGGAGCTGGCTCCGGCGGACACGTTTGTCTTGAACGTATCCGCCACCGACAAAGACTCAGGACTGAACGGCAAGATCACCTACAAGCTACTCTCGTCTCTTTTACAAGGCTTTTACGTCCAACCGCACACTG GATCACTTTTCACCAGTAAGCCCATGAAGGCCACCGGCAACAGTAACCCCGTTCGTCTTCTCGTCGAAGCCCGAGACGGAGGCGATCCCGTCCTCTCTAGCGTCACATCCGTTGATGTGTTGATCCTGGACACCAACGACCACACGCCGCTCTTTCGCCAGGACGTCTACACCGTCACCGTCTCGGAAGACGCGCCCGTTGCCGCAACGCTCCTGACCGTCTTTGCCTCCGACCAAGACCGGAGCCCCGAAAACACGTATCTGGACTACGCCCTCTTTGCAGGAAACGAAGAGCGGCGTTTCTGTTTGGAAGTCAAAACGACACAGGCGGAGAATCGGATGAACAACGTCGGGCAGCTGGTACTGTGTGGCCCGCTGGACCGTGAGATCGGTAAGAACTACGCACTCACGGTGAGAGTATCCGATCGAGGGACGCCACGTCTCAACAGCTCCGCCGTTATCCTGGTGACTGTCTCGGACTGCAATGATAACGCGCCAGTTTTTCCGAGTCCAGAGTATCACGTTCGAGTCAGCGAAAACAGCCACCCGGGCACCAGCCTGGCGCAGGTCAATGCAACAGATCTCGATGAGGGAGTCAACGGTCTACTGCGCTATGACATAATCTCAGGGAACAGCGGAGGACGCCTCAAGATGGACCCTGAGTCTGGACTTTTGGTGGTCAACACCCCGCTAGACTACGAGGAAGAATCCGAATATACCCTCATCATCCGGGTGTCTGATGGCGACGACTCTACAAAAGATCGGAAGACGGCGTTCACCAAGGTTTTCATCACAGTGCTGGACGAGAATGACAACGGTCCCTTCTTCCTGTTCCCCACGTTTAATTGTTCCGTGCTGGAGAATCTTCCGGCGTTCACCCACGTCTGCGCCATCCGTGGTGTCGACAAAGACACGGGCGCCTATGGACAACTTACCTACTCCGTCCTGTACTCCTGTTTCGGAGATTCTGGTGGGATGGAGAGGAAAGAGTCCGCCTTGGCCGTGGATCCCCGCACCGGTGATGTTCACACCCGGCAGACCTTGGACTACGAGCGTGAGAGCCAGTACTGCTTGGTGGTGGAAGCCCGGGACAAAGGCGACAAGGTGGCGACAGTCCAAGTGCATGTTTCTGTCAAGGGAGTGGACGAGTTTAGTCCCCTCTTCACACAGAGCCAATACCGTTTCCTCCTGCCCCGAAACGCCAAGCCAAGGGATGCCGTTGGCTTTGTGATGGCACTGGACCAAGATGGAGGTGTGGACGGGTTGGTGGAATACTCCCTTCTGGACCCACCGTCGTTCTTCTCCATTAATAAAACCTTTGGAGCCATCTATGCGTCAGGACCTGTGTTCCGCAGACAGGGCGGCGAGGATGTACTGAAGCTGATCGTGTCCGCCAGAAGTCCCCGCCCTGGGTCCAGGACAACTTTCTGTCAGGTTTTTATCAACGTATCCAGTTTGGCCGGGGCAGCCGTTGGGGTGACGCTTGACAGCCACATCCTTAGTCTGAGCATCTCACTTGTTGTATTCCTGCTGATCCTTGTTGTCTTCGTCGGCTTGGTGCTCAGATCAAAACTCAAAGAGGCTGGCCTCAAAAACACGGCCACGAACCTGAAGCAACCGGACCGAGCCTTCTCACTGCAAGACATGAAACCTGTCATCATAACGAAAAACTGCGACGCGTCCAGCCGCCAAACACCTTCCATCCAGAGCGGCCGTGGCTCGGCGGAAGGCGAGACGGCCGAGGACCAGGAGATCAAGTGGATCAACGAGTACCCCTGCTGCGAACCAGATGAAAAAGGGATCTTGGAAAACCCAGCGTCCTGCCAATCTGTGACTGTTGGGCCAGGACAATTCTTATCGCCCGGTCTATGTTTGGTCTCGGGGATGGCCAGCATCGAAAGTCTGCACCATTTCAAAGAAGATGGACCAGGACAAGGACTCCTTGTAAGGATTAGAGAAAGGAATTTAGAAGGGAAGTCTGCAGATTCTCTGGAGTATCTGGATGGGGGCCGCAGATGGGACTACTTGCTAGACTGGGAGCCTTGCTTCCAGACTCTGGCGGAGGTCTTCACTGAAATCGGGATGCTCCCGGACCAGGAGCTCCCAGGGGGCCGCAAGGACCTGGATCACCCGCCGCCTCCGCTCATAACATCTGTAGCCCAGCCGGGGGTGCGGACAGTGCCGCCCCGCAAACCATCTCGGGCACGCAGCCTGAGGCGGCGGCCATCCTATCCCAGGTACGCCTACTCCCCCTTGGCCAGGAACACGGGTCTCACACCGACGGCCATGACGCCAACATTCTCCCCTTCGCTTTCGTCGCTCACTATCAGGACCCCCAGGACCTCTCCAATTCTATCTGACGCCGGGGTGGGGGGTATCAGACTGGATTCGGGGCCCCTTACCGCAAGTCTGCTTGAAGCAGAAATCCAAGTATGA
- the LOC119131043 gene encoding secreted frizzled-related protein 2-like, translated as MTPAVALSAAWALLLTSSAWASAGPYESGAPREESEERPYKRSQCKAIPASLQLCRDMEYSDMRLPNLLGHESMSEAVQQASSWIPLVHKRCHPDTRKFLCSLFAPVCLPDLDEAVRPCRSLCEGVERGCAPVMAAFGFPWPPMLDCRAFPADDGEHLCIPPTDVRNAVPDAGEVPRVCDACKETDENDNEIVDSLCKNDFALKIKVKEISYMDGDTRIVPENKSKTIYKLHGVSERDLRKTALWLKDGLRCVCDEINDINAAYLVVGQRMDDGRLVVTSLKRWQKGRRDFKRISRSIRKLQC; from the exons ATGACGCCGGCAGTGGCTTTGTCCGCGGCGTGGGCCCTGCTGCTGACGTCGTCGGCTTGGGCGTCCGCTGGCCCGTACGAGTCGGGCGCCCCGCGTGAGGAGTCGGAGGAGCGCCCGTACAAGCGCAGCCAGTGCAAAGCCATCCCAGCCTCGCTGCAGCTGTGCCGGGACATGGAGTACAGCGACATGCGTCTGCCCAACCTGCTGGGCCACGAGAGCATGAGCGAGGCGGTGCAGCAGGCGTCCTCGTGGATCCCGCTGGTGCACAAGCGCTGCCACCCGGACACCCGCAAATTCCTCTGCTCGCTCTTCGCGCCCGTCTGCTTGCCCGACCTGGACGAGGCCGTCCGGCCGTGCCGCTCGCTGTGCGAGGGCGTGGAGCGCGGCTGCGCGCCCGTCATGGCCGCTTTCGGCTTCCCGTGGCCCCCCATGCTCGACTGCCGCGCCTTCCCGGCCGACGACGGCGAGCACTTGTGCATCCCGCCCACCGACGTCCGCAACGCCGTGCCTGACGCCGGAGAAG tgCCCAGAGTGTGTGACGCCTGCAAGGAAACCGATGAAAATGACAACGAGATCGTGGACAGCTTGTGCAAAAACGATTTTG ctctgaaaatcaaagtgaaggAGATCTCGTACATGGACGGCGACACACGGATCGTGCCGGAGAACAAGAGCAAGACCATCTACAAGTTGCACGGCGTCAGCGAGCGCGACTTGCGCAAGACGGCGCTGTGGCTCAAAGACGGGCTGCGCTGCGTCTGCGACGAGATCAACGACATCAACGCCGCCTACCTGGTGGTGGGACAGAGGATGGACGACGGACGCCTGGTGGTCACCTCGCTCAAACGCTGGCAGAAGGGCCGCCGCGACTTCAAGAGGATTTCGCGGAGTATACGCAAGTTgcagtgctaa